Below is a genomic region from Telmatobacter sp. DSM 110680.
CCAATGATCCGCCGGGTTGCGCGACGAGGATAGTTCCAAGGTGGCCGCGATGTCATTTCTGGCCATGGGTGCACTTCGATAGCGTCGCACTCGTAGCACGAAACATCTTCAGGATGAGGCGTGAAAATCGCCAATTTTACAGCTGGATCTGGATTCTGTTGGTAACAACTCCAAAGATTCTTGTAGTAATTGACACCACCTTGCCACATTCCTCTCAGCGACGCGATGATGCCCACCTTAATCATTCACACCTCGCTGGCGATACCATTCCACGTATGCGCCTAAACCGGTTCGAAGTGGGGTGCGGAACACAGGACCAAGCACTGCTTCGATTGAATTGTCGGCAACCAGACGTTCAGGATCGCCCTCCTTGTGCTGGCCGAGGAACTTAGGCTCAATATCTATTCCTGCGACACTGAAGAGTTCAGAGAGTACCTCACGAACGGATGTTCCTCGGCAGGTGCCTGCATTAAAAACCGGAACATCTGCACTCGCATATTCGCTGGCTTGCAAAAGGCACTCCACCAAGTCTGAAACAAAGACCCAATCACGTAGCTCGCGGCCTGACCCAAAAAATCGGGAATCGCCGCGGTCTGTCTTTTGCATTGCATCCCATAGCAGTTGTTTGCGGAGGCCAGGTCCGTATACAGAAAATGGCCTCAAAATGACTGACTGGGTTCGATACATTCTTGCATGATCCAGCAGCAGGAACTCCACTTGCCGCTTGTGCACGCCATAAGGAGAGAGTGGCAGACAAGCCAGATCGTGGCTAGCCTCTTTGTGTATGGCTTCGCCGTAGATGGCGGCGCTCGACACATAAACAAGTTGCACAGCGGGCCAACGCCGTCGAAGATAATCCAGCAACAGAACGGTGGAGAAAACGGTTTTCAAAAAGTCAACTGGAGGATCTTCCACCGAGGCCGCAACGGACGCGCCGCCTGCAAGATGAAAGACCGTCTGCGGCACAAAGTCAACCGTCTCCAATGTGTCCCGGGAGATATCGCCAAAGATATAGTGTGCTCCGACCACGAGCTCCGCATCCTCCCGGTTTCCGCCAAGAGAAATCACGTTGCTGCCGAGCGTCACCATCCGACGAACCAGGTGGCTCCCGATAAACCCAGCGCCGCCGGTTACGAGAACGGGCCTTGACGCGAATGTGTTGGCTAAGGCGCTACTAGCGCTTTCGAAACTCAATTGGTATCTCCTTTACGACACGCGCGGGGTTGCCTACAGCGATAGTCCAAGGCGGAACGTTCTTTGTCACAACAGCTCGCGCTCCTATAATGGCGCCCTCTCCGATTGTCACACCCTTCAAGACCACGACGTCGAATCCCAACCATGCATAGTTGCAAATCTTGATCGGCTCGGCTGCAACGCTCCTCCAGTCTTTGTTTGCTACCATGTTCCCACGAGGGAAGTCGATTAACTGTTGATCCTGGTCCGCTATGCGATCCAAATACGAAATCGAATGAGAATTGTGATCGTAGATAACGCAGCCCCATCCAATCGTCACCGCATCCCCTATCACAATCGATGAACGCGAAATCACCTTCGTTCCACTATTGATAAACACTCCGTCGCCAACGGTGATTTCGCCACGGGTGCTCTCAAAGATAAATTCGTTGTGCAAGAGGCAACGGTCTCCGATTCGAAGAGCCACATCTTCTCGCGGGCAATCCAAACGAATGCGAAATGTAGGGCCGATCTGGGAGTTGCCCATGCGAACGTTCCTATTCCGTAACATATCTCGAAGAGGATCGTAGAAAAAGTGGTTTCGGATTTTCCTAAGAATGTTCAACATTTCCTAACTTCCTATGCTGTCTTTTGGGGCCGCTCCGGTATGGATTAATAACACTGCACTTCAAATTGTTTCCGTGGATGCAGCTCGTCGTTCCTCAATATTCTCGAATTTAGCTTTAGCTATTTCTCCAAACAAATCTCGAATAATAAATGCATATATAGGAAACGTGATCGCTAACTGCGTGATGATCGAACCAAGGCAGACTCCAATCACTCCGAACCGCCGAGTGAGAATGATCGAAAGAGCTAGATTGGTTAAGCTAGCGATCACTGCTGCAATGGCCTGGACTCTTAAGACGCCTGCGCCATTCAGGAGTATCGAGGTTGAAGCCGAGACGGCGGCAACTACGCCCCAAAGGCCGAGCACGATCAGTAGTGACAGCGGGGCATGCAACGACCTGCCGAAAAAGACTCTAAGTATCCAAGGGCCGGTCAGTACCAGAAGGGTGCAAAATGAACCAGAAATCACAAAGGTGAGCCACAGAGATGAGAAGAATACCCTCCGCACCCACGATACGTCTCCGCGCGCTAAAGCCTCTCCATATGCGGGCCAGAGCGGTGTGATCGCCACGCCTACCACTAAGCCCACAAAACTGAAAAGCTTCTGAGGTACTGCATATGCAGCTACGGCAGCTGCGCCCAGAATCTGCGTGATGACAATGTTATCGGATGTGTACCCGATTGTGACCGCGCATTGCAGCACGAAGAACATCAGACCGAGTTTGAGGATTTTGCTTGCCGCACTGCGACGATACGCATGGCGCGCGGGCAACAGCCATGGGTGCTCATAAAACAGAAGCCAACCATTGAATGCGGTTGCGGTCACCGATCCCATGGTTGAGGCAAAGACCAGCCATGCTAGGCTGCCGTGCAACCGGATGGCCAACAGCAGTGCGATCAAGGTGAGGACGCTGCCGAGGGCGCCGACGACTTGCGGGATATAACCTTGCTGCAATCCTGACTGTGCGCGCGTGATGATGCCAATTGGAATGCTGATGACGAACCACGCATACAGCACGAGGATCGCGTGGGATCCTTCAACAGCGAGGGCCGCGGATTCTACGTTGAACAGGCGCATCCACGGCATAAATGGGAAAGCTGCAGCCCCAGCGGCACTGAGAAAAAGCGCGATGCCCAGCATCATGACAAATGCGCTGGTGACGTATTCTCTGGCCAGATTGCGATCGTCCTTGCCGTACGCTTCGGAGATGGCATTCACCAAGCCGTTGCCGATGCCAAGGTCGGCAAATCCCATGGCGGAAATGATGGAAATTAGCACCATCCAAAGACCGTAGCGTTCCGGGCCAAGATACTTAAATGTAAGTGGCAGTGTTACCAGGGAAACCAGCAGCCCGATCACCCTTGCTGCACCGGCCGAGACTGTAGTCAGTCCAGCGCGGCGGAGCCGCTCCTTTGAACGTCCACCTTCGGTGGAAGTATCATGAGAACGTAGCCGGAACACCGACACAACGTGTTTTATCTGCTGTTTAATTAATGAACTCCTTTGAATCTGAAACAGCCTTCGCTAGCCCGTTCCTACTGCAGAGATGCGCATTCCGATGATTGATTTCAGCACCATCTAAAGATCGTAGCGTTCCTCGCACGGACAACAAAAGGCGAGAGGTGCCGTCAACTGTGAGGCGAGCGCTGCAACTACAAGTGCTCCACCGGACACGGTCGTGATCGCCGCTCGCCCAAGCGCTCTTTTGACCGTCCAGCTTCTGTTAACGTGTCGAGCGGGCGAAGACGGAAAAGCAAAAGGCGGATTTCGTTGTCTTGATTAATAAGCTTATTTACTAATTTCCTTAGCCGATCACATCATCGATCTACCGATTCATGCAACTCCTAAGGGCGGCCAGATGAATCGCGACATGTGAGTCGTCCAATGACTATGAAACGATGACATAAAACCCGATGATGCAGTTTTGGTCTTTGGGCGTTTCAGCGATGATGCGTTCTCAGGCGGGTTTAATCATCGACCGCCTGAGTCGTCCAATAAACGATCTCACGCTTATATAGAGGAAGGCGTGGAACGGCAGATATTGACGAATGAGCGAGAGACGGTCCGCTAGAAACGCAGGATCCGCAACTTGTGAGCTCAAACCCTGCCCGGAAAAGAACGCAATCTCATACGGGATGTACCGGAAGCGTAATCTCTGATTCCCAAAACAACGAAGATTGAATTCGTAGTCGGCTAAAATCTTGTACTTAAGGGAATAGCCCCCATTCTCAAATGCTTTGACTGGGTAAAACACCGACTGGTGGTTTATGGTCCAATGGGCCAGCCGCCAGGAATTGTAGTGACCATTCCTTACCGGCCCAGCTTCTGTGCGATAGTCACCGTAGTAGACAGTACTCGGATCGCAGAGCACGCTCTCGAGTTCATCGAGTCTCACTGTTAGAATGTCGTCGCTACCCAGAAAGTATAAATATTTTCCGCGAGCCTGTTTGAGCCCTTTGTTCATTGCATCGTAGATGCCGTGATCGGCTTCACTTAACCAATACGCCAGGCGATCACTGTATTTCCGGATGATATCCACCGTCCCATCGGTCGAAGCGCCATCGATTACGATCAACTCCGCAATACCTTGCTTCTGAGAGAGCACACTCAGCAGCGCGGTCTCGAGATGCTCTACACGATTGCGGACGGGCATAATTACGCTAATTAGCGGTTGCTGCTTCTTGCCGCCATTGCCGGACAAACTTTTTAGTTCTTGACTCTCGAGGTCTGTGTTGGCCATTCTCCTCTACTCTCCCAGATCCCTCACCAGTTATTCCAAACCATCTGAACATTCTCTGCTATTCAACGCAGTGATCGAAGGCTTGGCATTTCAGCTTCGAGCATCAATCGAGACGATGTTTAACACGCGATATCGCGCTTTCCAACCCAAAGCACAGCAGCGCACGATGGATACACCCTGTTCTGACGAATGTCTGCCGGTCGAATAAGAATGCTACCAATCAAACAGATGGTCTCGCCAGTCTCTATCTATTATGTGGAATGCGGTTTGCGACCGCCCAGGCCGCTCCGATGTCGGTTTCCTTGTAGCTGACCAGAATATCGCCCCATGCCAGAAAATGGAGTAGTTCACGATATCGCCAGGTGTCACTGCAATAAGTCCGTTCGGCGCGTCGAGGCTCGATAAGCAATTCCTTCATAATTGGTTACATTTAATTTTGAGTTTGTGATCAATCTGATAGGCCGAACTTGCCATAAGTGTTCGATATCAGTGGACTCGCCAAGGACGGGATCGACCCAGGTTCGGGATCATCGCTATCGGCGCTCTGCGGACCAAGCCGAACCGCTTCCAACGTCCCTTCAGAAGATGAGTACCTCGAACTCCAACAGTTTTGGGCTCAAGCAAATCGACGATGATCACGATCGTGACCGCTTCAATGATTCGAGAAGTGCTTCCGAAAGGAGAGAAGAGGATAGCCCAGCAGTAGCTAACCAGCAGCCACGCATAAATTGGCGCGAGAGTCGGCCTGCGAATGGCCACAACGACTATGGCTCTCAGAACGAGCCAGAAGAGATAAGCCCAAAACAGAATGCCAAGTATCCCGGCAAAGACCCATGCGGCGATAATATGCGAGTGAGTGGGGATGACTCCTTGGGACTCTCTCTCCTGCTCGACGAAGCCCTGCTGCCCGCTTTCGTGATGCCATTCGGCCATCAATTCGGCATACTTCAAGTCACTCGCCCAGGAACCATGACCCAGAAGCGGGCTGTCAATTGCAGCTTGTAGACCTATGAAGAACTCAGGCCTCCCGCCGAGAATAAGGTTGCCAACGCTCGCCTCTGATTCATTCTTCAACTGCGCTTCTTCGCTCACGAGCCCGGATTGTGATGCAAACTTCACTAGCTGATTGGCTGACCACCCTCCCGCCAGGGCGAACGTAGCGACAATGGCTACACGCAACAGGTTGTTCCGTCGAGGAAGTAGCCTGAGGCTCCCGATTCGCTCTGGAATAAACGGAACAACAAGTACGGTTGTTACGAGGAGTTCGAGAAAAGCGGATCGGTAGTTGTACAGAAGGTTGACGGCGTTGGTTCCGAAAAGCAGGAGCAGGGCAAAGATATGTTGGCGGCGCGCGATGAGGAAGCAGCTTATAAGCACGGTCAGCAAAATACATCCGGTTGCATAGCCCCACTTCCATCGGTCCCCTCGTTCGTCGAACGAAGCCACATATGGCGAAAGCCGGGCCATCACTATTGAGCCAATGGCATAGAAGGCAAGGAAGATGGTCTTTCGCCGGTCGCTGGTCAGGAGCATCGTAAGACAGGCAATCTCAGCCGCAAAGAAAGCAATGTTTGCCATTCCCCTCAAGCGGTTCGTCATCACAACCTCGCGGTAGGCATCGGTCAGGACCTGGCTGAGAAACCACAGTCCGAGCAGCACTAGGAGCCGTATCGTGTAGGGCTTTAGTAGACTCCTACCCCGAGCGAAGAGGAAAAACGGGAGACATGTGATCAGGATGAGTTCTGTAACAAAGAGATCGCCTACGATGTGAATTAGCACACTGCTCAGAAGGCCTAGAATGCAGATCATGCCTTCTGTGATGATCTGCATCACAGGTCGAGGTTGACGCGTTGGCGGCACGAATTTCCGGACAGTAGCCTTAATCATCCCGGATTCCCTCGAACATCAAGGAAGCTTCGATAGATCGTTGCCATACGGTCTCCGTATTGCTCCCAAGTATTTGCTCGTCGTGCTTGTTCGGCTGCTTCGATTCCCATTTTCTCGGCGAGAGATGGATCGCGATATAGACGCTGAATACAATCCGTCAGCGCTTCAACATCGCCGGATGGAAACACAAATCCGTTGACTCCTTCTGAAACCATATCCGCCGCGCCCGCATTGGATGACACGATCACTGGACAGCCGCTCGCCATCGCTTCAAGAGCGACCATCCCAAAACCGTCCTCGAACGAGGGTAAAACGAAGACCGAGGCGCTCTGATAGAGCTCCGGCAATTTGGAATTCGGAACTGGCCCTAAGAACCTGACGTTCTCTAGGCCGAATGAGTCAATAATCGCTTTTACGCCGGGTGAGATCCCTCCGGCCACTATCAGTTCGCTTTTGTCTAGATTCGCCTTTTTGAAGGCCTCGGCCAATACGTGCACCCCTTTACGTATCGTCACCTGTCCTACGAAGAGAACGCGAAACACGCCCTTTGGGGCGAATTGTCTCGATTGAAACCGAAGAAGATTTACCCCGGGCGGCAGAACTGAGAGCTTGCTCCGCGGAACTCCGCGTTTGATGAAGGAGTTCAGTGCAAAATTTGAAAGAACAATTATCCGATCGGCAGTTTCGTATTCCTTCAATTCTCTTTCAACACCACGGGGATGAAATCCTCGTCCGCGCAGACCGAACCTTGCGTGTTCCCTCTCCCCGATTTCAATCTGCTCCTGTATATGCGAGGAGCCTACCTCACAAATGTAAATCGCGCCCAACTTCTTCGCTTGGATGCCTGCTCGAAGGTTGTATCGAGACAAGCCATGAAAAATCTCGCATTCGCTCAACTTCGACGCCACCCACCGATCGTGGAGATCGTGGGACAGATTATGGTAAGCATCCATCACTCCATCAGTGGGCCACACCCACCCGGGCGCCGCCATCGCTGGCGCGACCAGCCACGGAAAGGAACAAATGCAGTGCGCGGGAATACCGGCTCTTCGAGCGAGAATCGATGGATACCCGGTGTAAATCTTCTCGAGAACGCCAACGCGCGCCAATTCCACTGCCAGCGAAAAGAAATGGAATCTGCCGATCGAGGAGAGGCAAACGCGGAAGTCCATCCCTTGACGCGCGGGCGCGTGTCCACTGCTGTTACGCGTCATGGTCTTTCTCAACAGCCGGCTATCACGTTCTATGGTAGTCATGTCTCTAGGCCATCCAGCAGAAAGGGCTAGTTAAACTCGCAGGAATTGTGCAACTTGGACTCCGATGACGGATTCGCTCAATCGCGTCTGCCAGAATTTCAAACTAGACATTCGATAGTGCTCAAGCGCATCCAGATCGCGTGCATACTTCTTCAGCAGCTGAGGGAGCTCCCTCCAGTTTTCAACCTGAATCGCCGGTGCCCCAGCGAGAAACGGCTCCGGTGGAAGAATATTAGTTATAACAAGGCATCCCGCGCGCCATCCCTCATAATGGCGGAAGGTCTCCGCCATTGTGCCGCGGGGAGCCAGACAAATCCGCGAGTTCATCATCTTGCTCGAGTAGGCGTGGAACTCAGGGCACTGCCCTTTTGTTTCTCCTCCCGCGATGTCTGCTGTTTCAATACGCCACTCTGTGTCTTTTCTGAGTCGAAGAAGAACGTCCCAGAGTTGTTTGCGAGCCTGAGTCTTGGAGTCTGTTGTCCAGTATCGATAACTCGTACGGGGAAGGGGAGTGGATAGCTGGCCCGTAAAGAAAGCATCGAGTCGCCGCTCTGCCATCGGGATCTGGGGAAGCTCCTCTTGGCTGTGGTAGCCAAGAGGGATCGCAAGTACCCTTGGGGAGTCGTGGAGTGCTGGGGGCCAACCCTTTGGCACGTGGCGAACGCCATATCGGGAACGAAGATGCAA
It encodes:
- a CDS encoding glycosyltransferase family 2 protein → MANTDLESQELKSLSGNGGKKQQPLISVIMPVRNRVEHLETALLSVLSQKQGIAELIVIDGASTDGTVDIIRKYSDRLAYWLSEADHGIYDAMNKGLKQARGKYLYFLGSDDILTVRLDELESVLCDPSTVYYGDYRTEAGPVRNGHYNSWRLAHWTINHQSVFYPVKAFENGGYSLKYKILADYEFNLRCFGNQRLRFRYIPYEIAFFSGQGLSSQVADPAFLADRLSLIRQYLPFHAFLYISVRSFIGRLRRSMIKPA
- a CDS encoding acyltransferase, coding for MHNEFIFESTRGEITVGDGVFINSGTKVISRSSIVIGDAVTIGWGCVIYDHNSHSISYLDRIADQDQQLIDFPRGNMVANKDWRSVAAEPIKICNYAWLGFDVVVLKGVTIGEGAIIGARAVVTKNVPPWTIAVGNPARVVKEIPIEFRKR
- a CDS encoding glycosyltransferase family 4 protein translates to MTRNSSGHAPARQGMDFRVCLSSIGRFHFFSLAVELARVGVLEKIYTGYPSILARRAGIPAHCICSFPWLVAPAMAAPGWVWPTDGVMDAYHNLSHDLHDRWVASKLSECEIFHGLSRYNLRAGIQAKKLGAIYICEVGSSHIQEQIEIGEREHARFGLRGRGFHPRGVERELKEYETADRIIVLSNFALNSFIKRGVPRSKLSVLPPGVNLLRFQSRQFAPKGVFRVLFVGQVTIRKGVHVLAEAFKKANLDKSELIVAGGISPGVKAIIDSFGLENVRFLGPVPNSKLPELYQSASVFVLPSFEDGFGMVALEAMASGCPVIVSSNAGAADMVSEGVNGFVFPSGDVEALTDCIQRLYRDPSLAEKMGIEAAEQARRANTWEQYGDRMATIYRSFLDVRGNPG
- a CDS encoding oligosaccharide flippase family protein produces the protein MSVFRLRSHDTSTEGGRSKERLRRAGLTTVSAGAARVIGLLVSLVTLPLTFKYLGPERYGLWMVLISIISAMGFADLGIGNGLVNAISEAYGKDDRNLAREYVTSAFVMMLGIALFLSAAGAAAFPFMPWMRLFNVESAALAVEGSHAILVLYAWFVISIPIGIITRAQSGLQQGYIPQVVGALGSVLTLIALLLAIRLHGSLAWLVFASTMGSVTATAFNGWLLFYEHPWLLPARHAYRRSAASKILKLGLMFFVLQCAVTIGYTSDNIVITQILGAAAVAAYAVPQKLFSFVGLVVGVAITPLWPAYGEALARGDVSWVRRVFFSSLWLTFVISGSFCTLLVLTGPWILRVFFGRSLHAPLSLLIVLGLWGVVAAVSASTSILLNGAGVLRVQAIAAVIASLTNLALSIILTRRFGVIGVCLGSIITQLAITFPIYAFIIRDLFGEIAKAKFENIEERRAASTETI
- a CDS encoding NAD-dependent epimerase/dehydratase family protein, with the protein product MSFESASSALANTFASRPVLVTGGAGFIGSHLVRRMVTLGSNVISLGGNREDAELVVGAHYIFGDISRDTLETVDFVPQTVFHLAGGASVAASVEDPPVDFLKTVFSTVLLLDYLRRRWPAVQLVYVSSAAIYGEAIHKEASHDLACLPLSPYGVHKRQVEFLLLDHARMYRTQSVILRPFSVYGPGLRKQLLWDAMQKTDRGDSRFFGSGRELRDWVFVSDLVECLLQASEYASADVPVFNAGTCRGTSVREVLSELFSVAGIDIEPKFLGQHKEGDPERLVADNSIEAVLGPVFRTPLRTGLGAYVEWYRQRGVND